In Anaerostipes hadrus ATCC 29173 = JCM 17467, a single genomic region encodes these proteins:
- a CDS encoding RNA-guided endonuclease InsQ/TnpB family protein has translation MIKTIRVMLIPNNKQNTKLFRYANTARFAYNWALGREKENYKNGGEFLSDSDLRKEFTQLKKTEEYSWLNEVSNNVTKQAIKDACHAYKRFFKGCSKFPKFKSRKFSIPSFYQDNVKIQFSDTHVKIEGFAASKKKNKQKINWIRLAEKNRIPTDCNYSNPRIRYDGINWWITVGIEYEDSVTVPSNDGIGIDLGIKDLAICSDGNKYKNINKTKKVKKLEKQKRRLQRSISRSYENNKQGKEYCKTKNVIKKEKLLLTLNHRLTNIRHDHLHHITSEIVKREPSFICIEDLNVNGMMKNRHLSKTVQQQGFYEFRRQMEYKSKWNNIQVIIADRFFPSSKLCSCCGKIKKDLKLSERIYKCECGNVVDRDLQAALNLKKYGEDVLKRSVA, from the coding sequence ATGATAAAAACAATTCGAGTCATGCTGATCCCAAATAATAAACAGAATACAAAACTCTTTCGATATGCCAATACTGCCAGATTCGCTTATAACTGGGCGTTAGGAAGAGAAAAAGAAAACTATAAAAATGGTGGTGAGTTCCTATCGGATAGTGATCTGAGAAAAGAATTTACACAATTAAAGAAAACAGAGGAATATTCCTGGTTAAATGAAGTTTCAAATAATGTAACAAAACAAGCGATCAAAGATGCTTGTCATGCATATAAGAGATTTTTCAAAGGATGTTCAAAGTTTCCTAAATTCAAAAGCCGAAAATTTTCTATACCATCTTTTTATCAGGATAATGTAAAAATCCAATTTTCAGATACGCATGTAAAAATTGAGGGTTTTGCTGCTTCCAAAAAGAAGAATAAGCAAAAGATAAACTGGATCAGACTTGCGGAAAAGAATCGGATACCTACGGATTGTAACTATAGTAATCCCCGCATTAGATATGATGGGATCAACTGGTGGATCACAGTAGGCATTGAATACGAAGACTCTGTTACCGTTCCCTCCAATGATGGGATAGGGATCGATTTAGGGATCAAAGATCTAGCGATATGTTCTGACGGTAATAAATATAAGAACATCAATAAAACGAAAAAAGTTAAGAAACTAGAGAAACAAAAACGCAGATTACAGCGTAGCATCTCTCGTTCATACGAGAACAATAAACAAGGAAAGGAATACTGTAAAACGAAGAATGTGATCAAAAAGGAAAAACTTTTATTAACATTAAATCACAGACTGACAAATATCCGTCATGATCATTTACATCATATAACATCAGAGATCGTAAAACGAGAACCAAGTTTTATCTGTATCGAAGATCTAAATGTAAATGGAATGATGAAAAACAGACATTTATCCAAAACAGTTCAACAACAGGGATTTTATGAATTTAGGCGGCAGATGGAATATAAATCTAAGTGGAACAATATTCAGGTGATCATTGCAGATCGATTTTTTCCAAGTTCAAAATTATGCAGTTGTTGTGGAAAGATCAAAAAAGATCTGAAGTTATCAGAACGTATTTACAAATGTGAATGTGGAAATGTAGTTGACAGAGATCTTCAGGCAGCTTTGAATCTTAAAAAATATGGAGAGGATGTTCTGAAACGATCTGTAGCATAA
- a CDS encoding IS607 family transposase translates to MSKYYSINKFSKILGVSAQTLRNWDKKGKLHPHHTSSNGYRYYSHEQLNQVMNIKPNLDRIVIGYCRVSSNKQKDDLERQIENMKLYLTAQGKPFEIISDIGSGIDYKKKGLKELMKRISQNKVDKVVVFYKDRLLRFGFELVEYIASLYDCDIEIIDHTEKTEQQEIVEDLVQIITVFSCKLQGKRANKARKLVKELIDDGGEEDDKNNSSHADPK, encoded by the coding sequence ATGAGTAAATATTATTCTATCAATAAATTTTCAAAAATATTAGGTGTATCGGCTCAAACATTAAGGAATTGGGATAAAAAGGGTAAACTTCATCCACATCACACTTCCAGTAATGGATATAGATATTATTCGCATGAGCAATTAAATCAAGTTATGAATATAAAACCTAATTTAGATAGAATTGTAATAGGTTATTGCAGAGTTTCAAGTAATAAACAAAAAGATGATCTGGAACGACAAATAGAGAATATGAAATTGTATCTTACTGCACAGGGAAAACCATTTGAAATAATTAGTGATATAGGTTCTGGTATAGACTATAAGAAAAAAGGATTAAAAGAACTTATGAAACGAATATCTCAAAATAAAGTGGACAAGGTGGTTGTTTTTTATAAAGACAGATTGTTACGATTTGGATTTGAATTAGTTGAATATATTGCAAGTCTATATGATTGTGATATTGAAATCATCGATCATACTGAAAAGACAGAGCAACAAGAAATTGTTGAAGATTTAGTTCAGATAATAACTGTATTTAGTTGTAAATTACAAGGCAAACGTGCCAATAAAGCAAGAAAACTTGTAAAAGAACTGATAGATGATGGTGGTGAAGAAGATGATAAAAACAATTCGAGTCATGCTGATCCCAAATAA
- the thrC gene encoding threonine synthase has protein sequence MNLVYHSTRNSEETATASEAILKGLTSDGGLFVPDSIPKLNVSLEDLTQMSYQEIAYAVMKEFLTDFTEEELKTCINNAYDSKFDTEEIAVTKKVDGAYYLELFHGATIAFKDMALSILPHLLVTSARKNNVKNEIVILTATSGDTGKAALAGFADVPGTKIIVFYPKSGVSPIQEKQMVTQKGDNTYVIGIKGNFDDAQTGVKKMFSNKELAKVMNDNGFQFSSANSINIGRLVPQVVYYVKAYADLLKQGALKAGEPMNVVVPTGNFGNILASYYAKQMGIPIGKFVCASNKNKVLFDFFETGKYDRNREFYVTTSPSMDILISSNLERMIYRIAGNDAKQCAKFMAALTKDGEYVITDAMKAELSEFFGAFGSEEETAVKIKEVYDKEGYVMDTHTAVAAVAYDKYKAATGDDKTPTVIASTASPYKFTRSVMDAIDPAYDAEDDFELVDELNKVSKTAIPKAIEEIRTAPVLHDTVCETAAMEDEVKKILGI, from the coding sequence ATGAATTTAGTATACCACAGTACAAGAAATAGTGAAGAAACAGCAACCGCCTCTGAAGCTATTTTAAAAGGATTAACAAGCGATGGAGGATTATTTGTACCAGACAGCATTCCAAAATTAAATGTATCGTTGGAAGATCTGACACAGATGTCCTATCAGGAAATTGCTTATGCAGTCATGAAAGAATTCCTTACAGATTTTACAGAAGAAGAATTAAAGACATGCATTAATAATGCATATGACAGCAAATTCGATACAGAAGAGATCGCAGTGACAAAGAAAGTAGATGGAGCATATTATCTGGAATTATTCCATGGAGCAACCATCGCATTTAAAGATATGGCATTATCTATTCTGCCACATTTACTTGTAACATCAGCAAGAAAGAATAATGTAAAGAATGAGATCGTGATCTTAACAGCAACATCCGGAGACACAGGAAAAGCGGCTTTAGCAGGATTTGCAGATGTACCGGGAACAAAGATCATCGTATTCTATCCAAAGTCTGGAGTCAGCCCAATTCAGGAAAAACAGATGGTAACACAGAAGGGTGACAATACATACGTGATCGGAATCAAAGGAAACTTTGATGATGCTCAGACAGGTGTTAAGAAGATGTTCTCTAACAAAGAGTTAGCGAAAGTGATGAATGACAACGGATTCCAGTTCTCATCTGCAAACTCAATCAACATCGGACGTTTAGTGCCACAGGTTGTATATTATGTAAAGGCTTATGCTGATTTATTAAAACAGGGTGCATTAAAGGCCGGAGAACCTATGAATGTAGTCGTTCCAACAGGAAACTTTGGTAATATTTTAGCTTCTTATTATGCAAAACAGATGGGTATTCCAATCGGCAAATTTGTCTGCGCATCTAATAAGAATAAAGTATTATTTGATTTCTTTGAGACAGGAAAATACGATCGCAACAGAGAATTCTATGTTACAACATCTCCATCTATGGATATTCTGATCTCAAGTAACTTAGAGCGTATGATCTATAGAATCGCAGGAAATGATGCAAAACAGTGTGCCAAATTTATGGCAGCATTGACAAAAGACGGTGAATATGTGATCACAGATGCCATGAAAGCAGAATTATCTGAGTTCTTTGGAGCTTTCGGAAGTGAAGAAGAAACAGCAGTGAAGATCAAAGAAGTCTATGACAAAGAAGGATATGTGATGGATACACATACAGCAGTCGCAGCAGTTGCATATGACAAATATAAAGCAGCGACAGGAGATGACAAGACTCCAACAGTGATCGCTTCTACAGCAAGTCCATACAAATTCACAAGAAGTGTTATGGATGCGATCGATCCAGCATATGATGCAGAAGATGACTTTGAATTAGTTGATGAACTTAACAAAGTATCTAAGACAGCAATTCCAAAAGCGATCGAAGAGATCAGAACTGCACCAGTTCTTCATGATACGGTATGTGAGACAGCAGCAATGGAAGACGAAGTGAAGAAGATTCTTGGAATCTAA
- a CDS encoding M20 metallopeptidase family protein, whose amino-acid sequence MDINEEAYAIQEEVVEFRRALHRCPEIAFHETMTMEYIREHLEEWEISYKIFDPSGIIAVVGNGKKETIALRADMDALEVQEETGLDFASLNHGCMHACGHDGHTAILLATAKILKKHESELDRRVYLVFQPAEETAEGARFMLKTGVLDSVKRIYGIHIFNGIPSGKISLEAGPRMAATNWLAVHLYGRSGHAGKPHEGIDTAVAVSSMVMNFQSIISRNLNPLDPAVLTIGKVEAGTARNVIAGEAKIEGTARTFSRQAQEMIERRVKEIAKAHEQMYGVDVSVDFQQSSHGALINDPGVVEDVMEKAGEVFDPSEFTHVEAMMLGEDFANYLEEMDGCFAFIGGGDHPANHHGKFDFDEKALISGVRLMLTFVIV is encoded by the coding sequence ATGGATATAAATGAAGAAGCATATGCGATACAGGAAGAAGTGGTCGAATTTCGAAGAGCACTGCACCGTTGTCCTGAGATAGCATTTCATGAAACGATGACGATGGAATATATCAGAGAACATCTGGAAGAATGGGAGATTTCTTATAAGATTTTTGATCCATCAGGAATCATTGCAGTTGTTGGCAATGGCAAGAAAGAAACGATCGCATTAAGGGCAGATATGGACGCACTGGAAGTACAGGAAGAGACAGGACTTGATTTTGCATCTTTGAATCACGGATGTATGCATGCATGTGGACATGATGGACACACAGCAATCTTACTTGCAACAGCAAAGATATTGAAGAAACATGAATCAGAACTTGATCGCAGAGTATATCTTGTATTTCAGCCTGCGGAAGAAACCGCAGAAGGAGCCAGATTCATGTTGAAGACAGGAGTTTTGGACAGTGTGAAACGCATTTATGGAATCCATATTTTTAACGGTATACCGTCTGGCAAGATTTCATTGGAAGCAGGCCCAAGAATGGCAGCGACAAACTGGCTGGCAGTTCATTTATACGGAAGATCAGGACATGCAGGGAAACCACATGAAGGGATTGATACTGCAGTGGCAGTATCTTCCATGGTTATGAATTTTCAGAGCATCATCAGCAGGAATTTAAATCCATTAGATCCAGCAGTTTTAACGATCGGAAAGGTCGAAGCCGGGACAGCGAGAAATGTGATCGCAGGGGAAGCAAAGATCGAAGGGACTGCAAGAACATTTTCCAGACAAGCTCAGGAGATGATCGAGCGCAGAGTCAAAGAGATCGCGAAAGCCCATGAACAGATGTATGGAGTAGATGTTTCGGTTGATTTTCAACAATCAAGCCATGGGGCACTGATCAATGATCCGGGTGTTGTAGAAGATGTCATGGAGAAAGCAGGGGAAGTCTTTGATCCGTCAGAGTTTACCCATGTTGAAGCAATGATGTTAGGAGAAGATTTTGCAAATTATCTGGAAGAAATGGATGGATGTTTTGCATTTATCGGTGGCGGCGACCACCCTGCAAACCATCATGGAAAGTTTGATTTTGATGAAAAAGCATTGATCAGTGGTGTCCGTCTCATGCTGACATTTGTAATTGTATAG
- a CDS encoding DUF1700 domain-containing protein gives MTKRQFMEELRSSLEGMVSQAVIQENMNYYEDYINEQIRNGKNEQDVLNELGSPRLIARSIIDAKGEDDDYVQTEYYEEEQDEGTPEDMFGGNTHIFTMNSTKFKLGCLLSVIIFIFIIYLLFHVFSAMMVVLGPVIIIGVIVALIMKITGR, from the coding sequence ATGACAAAAAGACAATTTATGGAGGAGTTAAGATCTTCCTTAGAGGGAATGGTATCACAGGCAGTGATTCAGGAGAACATGAATTACTATGAGGATTATATCAATGAGCAGATCCGAAATGGAAAGAACGAACAGGATGTATTGAATGAATTAGGAAGTCCGAGACTGATCGCCAGATCGATCATTGATGCCAAAGGTGAGGATGATGACTATGTACAGACAGAGTATTACGAAGAGGAACAGGATGAAGGAACACCAGAAGATATGTTTGGTGGTAACACACATATTTTTACGATGAATTCTACAAAGTTCAAACTTGGATGTCTTCTGTCAGTGATCATATTTATTTTTATCATTTATTTACTATTTCATGTATTTAGTGCAATGATGGTTGTGTTAGGCCCCGTGATCATTATCGGTGTGATCGTAGCTTTGATCATGAAGATCACAGGAAGGTAA
- a CDS encoding histidine phosphatase family protein: MLGLKLYLIRHGETDWNKEFKIQGSSDIELNEYGRELAFITREGLRHIPFDIAYTSPLKRAKETAEIILGGRNIPLYEDKRVQEACFGSFEGATLKELRERQDPFLKFFDAPEEFKKIEGCETHEEVIARSSDFFNDMILPNEKKYQHIAVFSHGAWIHSLLTYIYQREIKEYWHAPRQENCGVTTIQIEDGVCHVLKESEIFYNKDGE; encoded by the coding sequence GTGCTTGGTTTGAAATTATATTTGATCAGACATGGAGAAACAGATTGGAACAAGGAATTTAAGATTCAGGGAAGTTCAGACATCGAATTGAATGAATATGGAAGAGAATTGGCATTTATTACGCGAGAAGGTCTTAGACATATTCCATTTGATATCGCATATACCAGTCCGTTGAAACGTGCGAAGGAAACAGCAGAGATCATTCTTGGAGGCAGGAATATTCCGCTATATGAAGATAAACGGGTTCAAGAAGCGTGTTTTGGATCGTTTGAGGGTGCAACATTAAAGGAATTGAGAGAAAGACAGGATCCATTTCTCAAATTCTTTGATGCGCCAGAAGAATTTAAAAAAATTGAAGGATGTGAGACACACGAAGAGGTGATCGCAAGATCATCTGATTTTTTCAATGATATGATCTTGCCAAATGAGAAAAAATATCAACATATAGCAGTATTTTCTCATGGAGCATGGATCCACAGTTTACTTACATATATTTATCAGAGAGAGATTAAGGAATACTGGCATGCGCCAAGACAGGAAAACTGTGGTGTGACAACGATCCAGATTGAAGATGGTGTCTGCCATGTATTAAAGGAATCAGAGATTTTCTACAATAAAGATGGAGAATGA
- a CDS encoding thioesterase family protein yields MNIHVGDEIELTEEVVPENTAEKWGSGSLPVYATPAMISLIEQSAVNLLAGKLEEGQTTVGTNLNIAHVSATPVGGTIKCHCSLTEIDRKRLVFHIEVTDNKGRVGIGTHERFIVASEPFMEKAAKKLED; encoded by the coding sequence ATGAACATTCATGTTGGAGACGAAATCGAATTAACAGAAGAAGTAGTTCCAGAAAACACTGCTGAGAAATGGGGAAGCGGAAGCCTTCCTGTTTATGCCACACCTGCCATGATCTCTTTGATCGAGCAGTCTGCAGTTAATCTACTAGCTGGAAAACTTGAAGAAGGACAGACTACTGTTGGAACAAATTTAAACATTGCGCATGTTTCCGCAACACCAGTTGGTGGAACGATCAAATGTCATTGTTCCTTAACAGAGATCGACCGCAAACGTCTGGTATTCCATATAGAAGTAACTGATAACAAAGGACGTGTTGGAATCGGTACTCACGAAAGATTCATCGTTGCCAGTGAACCTTTTATGGAAAAAGCAGCTAAAAAATTAGAAGATTAA
- a CDS encoding ECF transporter S component yields MAGDTMTMKRTKFNIRTIAVTGMLGALATVLMFLEFPIPMLIPPFIKFDFSELPALLAAYAMGPVSGIAVCFIKNAINLLHTQTGGVGELSNFILGVCFVLPAGLIYKRKKTQKSAMIGALAGAVLMSVVSVFSNYFVVYPVYTNFMPMQAILGAYQAINKNVKTLWDALIWFNMPFTFIKGMCSVVITFFIYKKISPILKGTNR; encoded by the coding sequence ATGGCAGGAGACACAATGACAATGAAGAGAACGAAGTTCAATATCAGAACGATCGCAGTGACAGGTATGTTAGGAGCATTAGCAACTGTGCTGATGTTTTTGGAATTTCCAATTCCAATGTTGATACCACCATTTATCAAGTTTGACTTTTCAGAACTTCCAGCATTACTGGCAGCATATGCGATGGGACCGGTATCTGGAATTGCAGTATGTTTTATCAAGAATGCGATCAACCTTCTTCATACACAGACAGGTGGAGTCGGAGAACTATCTAACTTTATCTTAGGTGTATGCTTTGTATTACCAGCAGGACTTATTTATAAGAGAAAGAAAACACAGAAGAGTGCAATGATCGGAGCATTAGCAGGAGCAGTCCTGATGTCAGTAGTCAGTGTATTTTCAAACTACTTTGTTGTATATCCAGTATACACAAACTTCATGCCAATGCAGGCAATTCTTGGAGCATATCAGGCGATCAACAAGAATGTAAAGACATTATGGGATGCATTGATCTGGTTTAATATGCCATTTACATTTATCAAAGGAATGTGCAGTGTTGTGATCACATTCTTTATCTACAAGAAGATTTCTCCAATCTTAAAGGGAACAAACAGATAA
- a CDS encoding 3-deoxy-7-phosphoheptulonate synthase has protein sequence MGMHKIAKMPSPEELKEEMPLSEEAKQIKAARDKEIRDVFTGASDKFLVIIGPCSADNETAVMDYLGRLARVQKDLADKLLIIPRIYTNKPRTTGDGYKGMVHQPDPEKAPDMASGLRSVRKLHMEALEEFHMPAADEMLYPGNWPYMEDLLSYVAVGARSVENQQHRLTVSGFDIPAGMKNPTGGDLTVMMNSITAGQHQHDFIANGYEVKTDGNPLTHAILRGSVNRHGNNIPNYHYEDLTRVAYMYEKFQLKNPAVIVDANHSNSGKQWDQQPRIVQEVLHSRSFLPEIKSLVKGIMIESYIEDGNQSIGNGVYGQSITDPCLGWDKSAALLYRMADYI, from the coding sequence ATGGGAATGCACAAAATCGCTAAAATGCCTTCTCCAGAGGAACTAAAAGAAGAGATGCCTCTGAGTGAAGAAGCAAAACAAATCAAAGCTGCAAGAGACAAAGAAATCCGTGATGTATTCACAGGCGCATCTGATAAATTCTTAGTTATCATCGGGCCATGTTCTGCAGATAATGAAACTGCTGTTATGGATTATCTCGGACGTTTGGCAAGAGTTCAGAAAGATCTTGCTGATAAGTTACTGATCATCCCTCGTATTTATACAAACAAACCTCGTACAACAGGTGACGGATACAAAGGTATGGTTCATCAGCCAGACCCTGAGAAAGCACCAGATATGGCTAGTGGACTTCGTTCTGTCCGCAAACTTCATATGGAAGCATTAGAAGAATTCCATATGCCTGCTGCAGACGAAATGCTTTATCCAGGAAACTGGCCATATATGGAAGATCTTTTATCTTATGTGGCCGTTGGAGCTCGTTCTGTAGAGAACCAGCAGCATCGTTTAACAGTTAGTGGATTTGATATTCCTGCCGGAATGAAGAACCCAACTGGTGGTGACTTAACTGTTATGATGAACTCTATCACAGCTGGACAGCACCAGCATGATTTCATTGCAAATGGATATGAAGTCAAGACAGATGGTAACCCTCTGACACATGCCATCTTACGTGGATCTGTCAACCGTCATGGAAACAATATTCCAAACTACCATTATGAAGATCTGACTCGTGTTGCTTATATGTACGAGAAATTCCAGTTAAAGAACCCTGCTGTTATCGTTGATGCAAACCACTCTAACTCTGGGAAACAATGGGATCAGCAGCCTCGTATCGTACAGGAAGTTCTTCACAGCAGAAGTTTCTTACCTGAGATCAAATCTCTTGTTAAGGGTATCATGATCGAAAGTTATATCGAAGATGGCAACCAGTCCATCGGTAACGGTGTATATGGACAGTCTATCACTGATCCTTGTCTTGGATGGGACAAATCTGCTGCTCTGCTTTACCGCATGGCAGATTATATATAG
- a CDS encoding NUDIX hydrolase: MKGYEKLEQHLIHQGKVVGFYEDIVKLPSGKVVTWDLVKHKGAAAVVPVTDKGTILLVRQYRNALDQETLEIPAGGIEPGETPLECVTREIEEETGFIAGKMTHLMTVITAIGFCDEKIPIYVATDLKLSKQHLDEDEFIDVEEYTIDEIKDMIFSGKIIDAKTISGVLGYLNMEK; encoded by the coding sequence ATGAAAGGATACGAGAAACTAGAACAACATCTGATACATCAGGGAAAAGTTGTTGGATTTTATGAGGATATTGTAAAACTTCCAAGCGGCAAAGTTGTCACATGGGATCTGGTCAAACATAAAGGGGCAGCAGCTGTTGTTCCTGTTACAGACAAAGGAACAATCTTACTTGTAAGACAATACCGTAATGCCCTTGATCAGGAAACACTGGAAATCCCGGCAGGTGGAATTGAACCCGGGGAAACACCTCTGGAGTGTGTCACAAGAGAGATTGAAGAAGAAACAGGTTTTATTGCTGGAAAAATGACCCACCTAATGACCGTGATCACAGCCATCGGTTTCTGTGATGAAAAGATTCCGATTTATGTTGCAACTGATCTAAAGCTGTCTAAACAGCATTTGGATGAGGATGAATTTATCGATGTAGAAGAATATACAATCGATGAGATCAAAGATATGATCTTTTCTGGAAAGATCATTGATGCAAAAACAATTTCAGGAGTTCTTGGATATCTGAACATGGAGAAATAA